In a single window of the Arachis hypogaea cultivar Tifrunner chromosome 6, arahy.Tifrunner.gnm2.J5K5, whole genome shotgun sequence genome:
- the LOC112696769 gene encoding cytochrome P450 CYP94D108, giving the protein MELFSTQTLLLFLSFLTFLYLHNRNPKTRPPGFKAYPLVGSLPDFLLNRHRFLDWTTDVLRNCPTHSAVFRRPGKVHGIITANPDNVEHILKTNFHNYPKGERFNYLLRDFLGQGIFNSDGDLWKLQRKTASYEFNTKSLRNFAIQNVTVEIQTRLIPLLQRASKSESVLDLQDVLERFAFDNICKLAFNVDPACLDGGSGDAAVGAEFMRAFEDAATLSSGRFMSVFGWVWELKKFLNVGSERKLRESICTVHAFADNIIRSRMEAKDPHNDDMDLLSRFMAKEENSPEFLRDIVISFILAGRDTTSSALSWFFWILSSRPDVKDKIIKEIETVRASCEKRDYGEASFGYEELKELKYLHAAITESMRLYPPVHVDTMACLNDDVLPDGTGIKKNWFVTYHTYAMGRMESIWGSDCVEFKPERWFDEEGGVFRTESPFRYPVFHAGARMCLGKEMAYIQMKSIVAAAMERFEIDAVDKDTCPEQHMSLTLRIKGGLPVRVRPRECVMSTA; this is encoded by the coding sequence ATGGAACTTTTCTCAACCCAAacccttcttctcttcctctcctTTCTCACCTTTCTCTACCTCCACAACCGAAATCCCAAAACTAGACCCCCGGGCTTCAAAGCCTACCCTCTCGTGGGCTCACTTCCTGACTTCCTCCTCAACCGCCATCGCTTCCTCGACTGGACCACAGACGTCCTCCGCAACTGCCCCACCCACTCCGCCGTCTTCCGCCGCCCCGGTAAGGTCCACGGTATCATCACAGCCAACCCAGACAACGTCGAGCACATCCTCAAGACCAATTTCCATAACTACCCTAAGGGTGAACGCTTCAACTACCTCCTCCGAGACTTCCTCGGTCAAGGAATCTTCAACTCCGACGGCGATCTCTGGAAACTTCAACGCAAAACTGCAAGCTACGAGTTCAACACCAAATCGCTTCGAAACTTCGCCATCCAAAACGTCACCGTCGAGATCCAAACGAGGCTCATTCCGTTGCTCCAAAGAGCTTCCAAATCTGAATCCGTCCTCGACTTGCAGGACGTTCTTGAGCGATTCGCGTTTGACAACATTTGCAAGCTAGCCTTCAACGTCGACCCGGCCTGCCTAGACGGAGGCTCTGGCGATGCCGCGGTCGGCGCTGAATTCATGCGCGCGTTCGAGGACGCCGCCACACTCAGCTCCGGGAGGTTTATGAGCGTATTTGGGTGGGTATGGGAGCTCAAGAAGTTTCTCAACGTTGGAAGTGAAAGGAAGCTTAGGGAATCAATCTGCACCGTACACGCGTTCGCTGATAATATCATACGGTCCAGAATGGAAGCAAAGGACCCCCACAACGATGACATGGACCTTTTATCGCGGTTCATGGCCAAAGAGGAGAACTCCCCTGAGTTTCTACGCGATATTGTTATAAGCTTCATTTTGGCGGGGCGCGATACAACGTCATCTGCGCTGAGTTGGTTCTTTTGGATTCTCTCTTCAAGGCCTGACGTCAAGGATAAGATAATCAAAGAAATCGAAACCGTTCGTGCGTCGTGCGAAAAGCGTGATTACGGGGAGGCATCTTTTGGGTACGAAGAGTTGAAGGAGTTAAAGTACTTACACGCCGCGATTACGGAATCAATGAGGTTGTACCCTCCCGTTCATGTCGACACGATGGCGTGCTTGAACGACGACGTTTTGCCGGATGGTACAGGGATTAAGAAGAATTGGTTTGTGACTTATCATACTTACGCGATGGGGAGGATGGAGAGTATTTGGGGGAGTGATTGCGTAGAATTTAAACCGGAAAGGTGGTTTGATGAGGAGGGTGGGGTTTTTCGAACCGAAAGCCCGTTTAGGTATCCGGTTTTTCATGCCGGAGCGAGGATGTGTTTGGGAAAGGAGATGGCTTATATTCAAATGAAGTCTATTGTGGCAGCTGCCATGGAGAGGTTTGAGATCGACGCTGTGGATAAGGACACGTGTCCGGAGCAACATATGTCATTGACTTTGAGGATCAAAGGTGGGTTGCCAGTGCGAGTGAGGCCAAGGGAGTGCGTGATGTCAACTGCCTGA